A window of the Pseudomonadota bacterium genome harbors these coding sequences:
- a CDS encoding shikimate dehydrogenase, with product MKPAILRVFGVLGFPVAHSKSPAMHNAAFRALGLDAVYVPFAVEPGALGDALAGVRALGLGGVSLTLPHKEAALSLMDEVESEARAVGAINTVLHTRRGLTGANTDAKGLASALVEAGIVLRGCDVVVLGAGGAARAAVMGLRGAGARRICVAARRVRQAERLIATLPASDTEHSASSLGPELAGSFAGADVLVQASSATLGDTPEARAFASALPIDRLPQHCVVHDLAYSPLVTSVLERAREHGLQTVDGLTTLLHQGALAFERWTGRDAPLAVMRAALYAPEAVEP from the coding sequence ATGAAGCCGGCGATCCTGCGCGTGTTCGGCGTGCTGGGCTTTCCGGTCGCCCACTCCAAGTCTCCTGCCATGCACAACGCTGCCTTTCGCGCGCTCGGTCTTGACGCCGTGTATGTGCCCTTCGCGGTTGAGCCTGGCGCGCTCGGGGACGCTCTGGCCGGCGTGCGCGCACTGGGTCTCGGCGGCGTCTCCTTGACGCTGCCTCACAAAGAGGCCGCGCTGAGCTTGATGGACGAGGTGGAAAGCGAGGCCCGGGCCGTGGGTGCGATCAACACGGTGCTGCACACTCGCAGGGGACTCACCGGCGCCAACACCGATGCAAAGGGGCTGGCTAGCGCGCTGGTGGAAGCGGGTATCGTGCTCAGGGGGTGCGACGTGGTGGTGCTCGGCGCGGGGGGCGCGGCCCGGGCCGCGGTGATGGGGCTTCGGGGCGCCGGTGCGCGACGGATTTGCGTGGCGGCTCGACGCGTGCGGCAAGCGGAGCGGTTGATAGCCACGTTGCCTGCCAGTGACACGGAGCACAGCGCGAGCAGCCTGGGCCCTGAGCTTGCTGGCAGCTTCGCGGGCGCCGACGTGCTCGTACAGGCGAGCAGCGCTACGCTGGGCGATACGCCCGAGGCGCGGGCCTTTGCCTCGGCCCTGCCGATCGACCGGCTGCCGCAGCATTGTGTGGTGCACGATCTGGCGTACAGTCCGCTCGTAACAAGCGTGCTCGAACGGGCGCGCGAACACGGTTTGCAGACCGTGGATGGCCTGACCACGCTGCTGCATCAGGGCGCTCTGGCATTCGAGCGTTGGACGGGGCGCGACGCGCCTTTGGCTGTCATGCGCGCCGCACTCT
- the xseA gene encoding exodeoxyribonuclease VII large subunit → MSTLPLFEANKGGRGPRVLRVAALNRLVRLGLEQQWRDLWVEGELSDVRVAASGHVYCSLNDEQEPAQLRVVMFRTDARRAKARLGDGERVRLRGMLSLFEARGTFQLIARLALPAGWGALHARFERLARKLQAEGLLDPARKRVLPKWPRVVGLVTSPSGAAVHDVSEVAAKRCPVRLVVAPCTVQGRGAEGSIIEALEAIQQLRELDVVIIGRGGGASDDLSVFNSEGVARAIAGCRVPTVSAVGHEVDVTLADLVADVRAATPSNAAELVVPDREALLAELEAHTRALEQAMELRLERLRLRLERSAQRLPDPTGALVQARRGLEALEHARDTRLKLVLQALRDRVEVCQHRLLRHDVRRSLERDRAALTSLALRLRAATTPALGTRRGRFERAVAALDALSPLAILQRGYAIASDSLTGKALTDAAAAAVGQPVAVRLHRGVLHTRVEHTT, encoded by the coding sequence ATGTCGACGCTGCCGCTGTTCGAGGCCAACAAGGGAGGGCGCGGACCCCGCGTGCTGCGTGTCGCCGCCCTGAACCGGCTGGTGCGTCTGGGGCTGGAGCAACAATGGCGCGACCTTTGGGTCGAAGGCGAGCTGTCCGATGTTCGAGTCGCCGCGTCGGGGCACGTTTACTGCAGCCTCAACGACGAACAGGAGCCGGCCCAGCTGCGGGTTGTGATGTTTCGAACCGACGCCCGCAGAGCCAAAGCCAGGCTCGGCGATGGCGAGCGCGTACGGCTGCGGGGCATGCTCAGCCTGTTCGAAGCGCGCGGCACCTTCCAGCTGATCGCCCGGCTGGCGCTGCCGGCTGGCTGGGGAGCGCTGCATGCCAGGTTCGAGCGGCTGGCGCGCAAGCTGCAGGCCGAGGGCCTGCTGGATCCTGCCCGCAAGCGCGTGCTCCCCAAGTGGCCTCGCGTGGTCGGCCTGGTCACCAGCCCCTCGGGGGCGGCCGTGCACGACGTCAGCGAGGTTGCGGCGAAGCGCTGTCCGGTTCGGCTGGTTGTGGCGCCCTGCACGGTGCAGGGGCGGGGCGCCGAAGGCTCGATCATCGAAGCGCTCGAGGCGATTCAGCAGTTGCGCGAGCTCGACGTGGTGATCATCGGGCGCGGCGGGGGCGCGAGCGACGATCTGTCCGTGTTCAACTCCGAAGGCGTGGCGCGGGCCATCGCCGGCTGCCGCGTGCCAACCGTCAGCGCCGTGGGCCACGAGGTGGACGTCACGCTGGCCGACTTGGTCGCGGACGTGCGAGCAGCAACGCCTTCGAATGCAGCCGAGCTGGTCGTGCCTGATCGGGAGGCGCTCCTTGCAGAGCTCGAGGCCCACACGCGCGCACTGGAGCAAGCCATGGAGCTCAGACTGGAACGCCTGCGCTTGCGGCTCGAGCGCAGTGCGCAACGGCTGCCCGATCCCACGGGCGCGCTCGTCCAAGCGAGACGCGGTTTGGAAGCGCTCGAGCACGCGCGCGACACTCGCCTGAAGCTGGTCCTGCAGGCCCTGCGCGATCGAGTCGAGGTGTGCCAGCACCGGCTCCTGCGCCACGATGTGCGCCGCTCGCTCGAACGTGACCGGGCGGCGCTAACCAGTCTCGCGCTGCGCCTGCGTGCCGCGACCACACCGGCGCTCGGAACGCGGCGCGGCCGCTTCGAACGCGCCGTCGCTGCGCTCGATGCGCTCTCGCCGCTCGCCATCCTGCAGCGCGGCTACGCCATCGCGTCGGATTCCCTGACGGGCAAGGCACTAACCGACGCGGCAGCGGCAGCCGTCGGTCAGCCCGTGGCGGTGCGGTTGCACCGCGGTGTCCTGCACACCCGTGTGGAGCATACGACATGA
- the folK gene encoding 2-amino-4-hydroxy-6-hydroxymethyldihydropteridine diphosphokinase: protein MVTSPSHLAVVGAGANLGSREACIRAAIRLLRATAGCTIEAVSRVFETEAIGPPQPRYFNCALRIRCRMSCDELLAVLLDIERSLGRERRERWGPRSLDLDLLWSGQGRRSRAELTLPHPRLTERAFALAPLLEVVPELATQYAGRLEQLGGPPTSAWPLCALPMSSGAGGWRQLAFGRELATEAWGRDVDDALAFACAALGSSFARRPLRRVGRVRREQVRQVSVRSSEPAALAQRVLEACEDGLAPSHVAIVRSARGTCHARLVGCSAGRSLVCRRVLGVHLRDYGGTGYAMVRVDGT, encoded by the coding sequence GTGGTAACGTCCCCATCCCATCTGGCCGTGGTCGGCGCAGGCGCTAACCTCGGCTCGCGCGAGGCTTGCATTCGGGCCGCCATCCGTTTGCTGCGCGCCACAGCGGGCTGCACGATCGAGGCGGTCTCACGCGTGTTCGAGACCGAGGCGATCGGGCCGCCGCAGCCGCGCTACTTCAATTGTGCCCTACGGATTCGTTGCCGGATGAGCTGCGACGAGCTGCTCGCGGTGCTGCTCGACATCGAGCGGTCGCTGGGACGCGAGCGTCGCGAGCGCTGGGGTCCACGCAGCCTTGACCTGGACCTGCTGTGGAGCGGGCAGGGGCGGCGTTCGCGCGCGGAGCTGACCCTGCCTCACCCCCGGCTGACCGAGCGCGCCTTTGCGCTTGCTCCTCTGCTCGAAGTCGTCCCGGAGCTCGCCACGCAGTACGCCGGGCGCCTGGAGCAATTGGGAGGGCCCCCAACCTCGGCCTGGCCCCTGTGCGCGCTGCCCATGTCGAGCGGAGCAGGCGGGTGGCGCCAGCTCGCGTTCGGCCGCGAGCTTGCCACGGAGGCCTGGGGCCGCGATGTCGATGATGCGCTGGCTTTCGCCTGTGCGGCGTTGGGATCCAGCTTTGCGAGGCGACCCTTGCGTAGGGTCGGGCGTGTGCGGCGGGAACAGGTGCGCCAGGTCTCGGTGCGAAGCAGCGAGCCGGCCGCGCTCGCACAACGAGTGCTCGAGGCTTGCGAGGACGGCCTTGCTCCCAGCCACGTGGCTATCGTGCGCAGCGCCCGAGGCACCTGCCATGCCCGACTCGTGGGCTGTAGCGCCGGCCGATCGCTGGTATGCCGACGCGTGCTGGGGGTGCACCTGCGGGATTACGGTGGGACGGGGTACGCCATGGTGCGAGTTGATGGGACGTAA
- a CDS encoding TIGR02266 family protein, whose product MPDTRRDPRAAVSVKMRFKSATIEDFVEHYSGDISRGGLFIRTKEPMEVGTLLKFEFQLRDQTPVIHGVGRVVWRREFTGDNGLPAGMGIKFIKMGAKSRELVDHIVKNRGELPAQYERGTPRRDQERETIRPPVGEERPAPTGVFRASRRKATTQEGDGVQAPAEPSKQGAPDDDVTRAVPHSTLLKELGLDARAAAIDESGVTDEFLTEALRDSEAGREATRVLQSTAAPAEQAPAAAPFKEASVSAAQSGIEQPATEQPVEAEQPATEQPVEAEQPATDTGPSSGATLAADDKGGAAASEPLEPNQNAALDDRPTQRLEPTQPHKRAPVLAEAAPALQPAPILSTPPPPRFKLFSVAAAVAALGLVSYVVFSQVLAPAGGSRPTAHQERTPAPEPASGAAEMAADTAHEPVPDKPAQPSAPQPVAEAELRTAEQPRAAEQPRAAEQPRAAEQPSPSEPEAAGAVPEAPADLVVGVRTVKVRLESRPPGARVFVAGKPRGVAPIDVSLPAGERVEVEARMRGYETARKELKPRGTGSMTAKLRLERMRYVVKVSTSPEGAEVRAQGISVVSPALLPLGRLTRAATVTAAKAGYRSVSRRLRLAEFAPHEGAMRAEVSLTLERKQARPAPGARPRKAGPAAVAAPAPVAKAPEARPPSGKPDARPSGAAPAQTGSARPPEPVADKPAAKGAVKPSDETGEAEPKRPDAPRPKAPEPIPDNPFG is encoded by the coding sequence ATGCCTGATACTCGCCGGGATCCGCGCGCAGCGGTCTCCGTGAAAATGCGCTTCAAGAGCGCGACGATCGAGGACTTTGTCGAGCACTACAGCGGCGACATCTCGAGGGGTGGCCTGTTCATTCGTACCAAGGAGCCGATGGAAGTCGGCACGCTGCTCAAGTTCGAGTTTCAGCTGCGCGACCAGACCCCGGTCATTCACGGCGTCGGACGCGTGGTTTGGCGGCGCGAGTTCACCGGAGACAACGGTCTGCCCGCAGGTATGGGCATCAAGTTCATCAAGATGGGCGCCAAGAGTCGCGAGCTCGTCGATCACATCGTCAAAAACCGCGGCGAGCTGCCGGCCCAGTACGAGCGAGGCACGCCGCGACGCGATCAGGAACGCGAGACCATCCGCCCACCCGTTGGTGAGGAGCGGCCCGCGCCCACCGGTGTGTTCCGGGCGAGCCGCCGCAAGGCAACGACCCAGGAAGGAGACGGAGTCCAAGCGCCGGCAGAACCAAGCAAGCAAGGAGCGCCGGACGATGATGTGACACGGGCAGTGCCTCACAGCACACTCCTCAAGGAGCTCGGACTGGATGCCCGAGCAGCCGCGATCGATGAAAGCGGTGTCACCGACGAGTTCTTGACAGAGGCGCTGCGCGACAGCGAGGCCGGCCGGGAAGCGACGCGCGTGCTGCAATCGACCGCTGCCCCGGCCGAGCAGGCGCCGGCAGCGGCCCCGTTCAAGGAGGCGTCCGTATCCGCCGCGCAGAGCGGAATCGAGCAGCCAGCAACCGAGCAACCGGTCGAAGCGGAGCAGCCAGCAACCGAGCAACCGGTCGAAGCGGAGCAGCCAGCAACCGACACCGGTCCGAGCAGCGGCGCGACGCTGGCGGCGGACGACAAAGGTGGCGCCGCGGCAAGCGAGCCGCTCGAGCCGAACCAGAACGCCGCGCTCGACGATAGGCCCACGCAACGACTCGAGCCAACCCAACCGCACAAGCGGGCTCCGGTGTTGGCCGAAGCGGCTCCTGCGTTGCAACCGGCCCCGATACTGAGCACCCCGCCGCCCCCGCGCTTCAAGCTGTTCTCGGTGGCTGCGGCGGTAGCTGCCCTTGGTCTCGTCTCGTACGTTGTGTTCAGCCAGGTACTGGCGCCTGCTGGCGGCAGCCGCCCGACCGCACACCAAGAGCGGACCCCGGCACCCGAGCCCGCATCCGGGGCAGCGGAAATGGCCGCCGACACAGCCCACGAGCCTGTACCTGACAAGCCGGCGCAGCCATCGGCCCCGCAACCCGTGGCCGAAGCCGAGCTCCGTACCGCCGAGCAACCGCGTGCCGCCGAGCAACCGCGTGCCGCCGAGCAACCGCGTGCCGCCGAGCAACCGAGCCCGAGCGAGCCGGAGGCTGCTGGGGCCGTGCCAGAGGCGCCAGCCGACCTCGTCGTCGGGGTCCGTACGGTCAAGGTCCGCCTGGAGTCGAGGCCCCCTGGCGCACGGGTGTTCGTCGCTGGCAAGCCACGCGGCGTTGCTCCGATCGACGTGTCGCTGCCGGCCGGTGAGAGGGTCGAGGTTGAAGCTCGGATGCGAGGCTACGAGACGGCCAGGAAAGAGCTAAAGCCGCGGGGCACCGGCAGCATGACGGCAAAGCTGAGGCTCGAACGAATGAGGTACGTGGTCAAGGTGTCGACTTCACCCGAGGGCGCCGAGGTCAGGGCCCAAGGGATCAGCGTGGTCAGCCCGGCGCTGCTGCCGCTAGGAAGACTCACACGCGCCGCGACCGTGACCGCTGCCAAGGCAGGCTATCGCTCGGTTTCACGGCGCTTGCGCCTCGCGGAGTTCGCACCGCACGAGGGCGCCATGCGAGCGGAGGTCAGCTTGACGCTCGAGCGCAAGCAAGCTCGACCGGCACCCGGCGCGCGCCCGCGCAAGGCGGGACCGGCCGCAGTCGCAGCGCCGGCACCGGTGGCCAAAGCGCCCGAGGCACGACCTCCAAGCGGCAAGCCGGACGCCAGGCCATCCGGCGCCGCCCCTGCGCAAACAGGATCCGCCAGGCCACCCGAGCCTGTGGCGGACAAGCCCGCTGCCAAGGGGGCCGTCAAGCCCTCGGACGAAACCGGCGAGGCCGAGCCCAAGAGGCCTGACGCGCCCAGGCCCAAGGCGCCCGAACCCATCCCCGACAACCCATTCGGTTAG
- a CDS encoding ATP-binding protein, producing the protein MSVLALMVHRGFAPWSVATVSMLGGVACLLSAWTVQGLTWGPRELARTLESMAHEDRWHRPIPMVDLDASAALTRELDALRGRLLEALERSQHLLRAAEDADRYKTAFMDSISHELRTPLNTILGFAQILVQEIDGPLTEEQREDLRIMQTSGQYLLNLFNDVLELSAMASGKLTLKRTAVDVRALVLNTAKMLEGQRRTRPVSIVVDVPPGLPPLDGDQRRLRRILINLASNALKFTEKGSVTLAARAQDRSVVLSVRDTGIGIAANEAGRIFEEFEQVGDVAKRQAGSGLGLAICRRLTELHGGSIHLRSELGKGSEFQVTLPAWVEEEAADG; encoded by the coding sequence GTGTCGGTTTTGGCACTCATGGTGCACCGCGGCTTTGCGCCGTGGTCCGTGGCGACGGTGAGCATGCTGGGCGGCGTCGCTTGCCTGCTGAGCGCCTGGACGGTCCAGGGCCTGACTTGGGGACCCCGTGAGCTCGCTCGAACACTGGAATCCATGGCGCACGAGGATCGCTGGCACCGGCCGATCCCGATGGTCGACCTCGACGCGAGCGCCGCGCTGACTCGAGAGCTCGACGCGTTGCGAGGTCGCTTGCTCGAAGCCCTGGAGCGCAGCCAGCACCTGCTGCGCGCCGCCGAGGATGCCGACCGTTACAAAACCGCCTTCATGGATTCGATCAGTCACGAGCTGCGCACGCCGCTCAATACGATTCTTGGTTTCGCGCAAATACTCGTCCAGGAAATCGACGGACCCCTGACGGAGGAACAGCGCGAGGACCTGCGCATCATGCAGACATCGGGGCAGTACCTGCTGAATCTGTTCAACGATGTGTTGGAGCTCTCGGCCATGGCCTCCGGCAAGCTGACGCTCAAGCGCACTGCCGTGGATGTAAGGGCCCTGGTGCTCAACACAGCCAAGATGCTGGAGGGGCAGAGGCGCACGCGTCCCGTGAGCATCGTCGTCGATGTCCCACCTGGTCTTCCACCGCTCGATGGTGATCAGCGACGTTTGCGCAGGATCCTCATCAATCTGGCAAGCAATGCGCTCAAGTTCACGGAAAAGGGCAGCGTGACGCTGGCGGCCAGAGCACAGGACCGCAGCGTAGTGCTCAGCGTGCGTGACACCGGCATCGGTATCGCCGCAAACGAGGCCGGGCGAATCTTCGAAGAGTTCGAGCAGGTGGGGGATGTTGCCAAACGACAGGCTGGATCGGGACTCGGCCTCGCGATCTGCAGGCGTCTCACCGAGCTGCACGGCGGAAGCATCCACCTGCGGAGCGAGCTCGGCAAAGGCTCCGAGTTCCAGGTCACCCTGCCTGCCTGGGTCGAAGAGGAGGCGGCTGACGGCTGA
- a CDS encoding HAMP domain-containing histidine kinase, which produces MPALLVVAVRTPGELAARALVLILQVLLFVGVWSALLAVFRARTLPLFRALKRARAVSHGEQTVPPSAAAVRDAYTWPIGAWLCAGAGALVPLVDLGLLLASNAPLAGVSPAFTRLLWDICLAAACATCAPPLMSASARIIWSWLRHVHAAHVPETGHPSAAVWLAAGAGLPLAWLAANAALVIHAASGTLSWPAAAVPIGTLLGAGVATAMACGFGRRASGDLSLLAAHVREIGRDQGKAASIRGRLGTQEARTLVDAVDGLAQRFASLTQEQRQAQQAVQQAQRLKARFVASMSHDLRSPLNSILGFAELMVLGADGPLTSKQRDSVRTIQRSAGDLLRLLDETLDWARLEAGRIDLRLEWIPAVEILTEAARQAGELAVRRDLQIRAELQPGLPPLYVDSERVVKAVMGLFGHAMRAMDRGVIRLRARVAQGPPGPVRQVRVDVVDASAGIRQQDRARIFEAFQEIAEPSGRRIGGLGLGLAVARGLVQAHGGDAWCETRAGAGTTLTVALPVRERGRSHARSASKLATRCASEI; this is translated from the coding sequence GTGCCGGCACTGCTCGTGGTCGCGGTTCGCACTCCGGGTGAGCTCGCCGCTCGAGCCCTCGTGCTCATCTTGCAGGTGCTGCTGTTCGTAGGCGTCTGGAGCGCGTTGCTCGCGGTGTTCCGCGCCCGCACCCTACCCTTGTTTCGCGCCCTGAAACGCGCCCGCGCCGTGTCGCACGGCGAGCAGACCGTGCCACCTTCCGCCGCGGCGGTGCGCGACGCTTACACCTGGCCCATCGGCGCGTGGCTTTGCGCTGGCGCAGGTGCGCTCGTGCCGTTGGTCGATCTGGGTCTGCTGCTCGCGAGCAACGCGCCGCTCGCAGGAGTGTCGCCTGCGTTCACCCGGCTGCTGTGGGACATCTGCCTGGCCGCCGCATGCGCGACCTGCGCGCCACCGCTCATGTCGGCAAGCGCGCGCATCATCTGGAGCTGGCTGCGGCACGTGCACGCGGCTCACGTTCCCGAGACCGGACACCCAAGCGCCGCCGTGTGGTTGGCGGCCGGCGCGGGCCTGCCGCTCGCGTGGCTCGCCGCGAACGCCGCGCTCGTGATCCACGCCGCCTCCGGCACGCTGTCTTGGCCCGCGGCTGCGGTTCCGATCGGCACGCTGCTCGGCGCCGGCGTCGCGACAGCGATGGCCTGCGGGTTTGGCCGGCGCGCGTCGGGTGACCTCTCGCTGCTCGCCGCGCATGTCCGTGAAATCGGTCGGGACCAAGGCAAGGCTGCCTCGATTCGGGGCAGGCTCGGCACTCAGGAAGCCCGCACGCTCGTCGACGCCGTCGACGGCCTGGCGCAGCGGTTCGCTTCCCTCACCCAGGAGCAACGCCAGGCGCAGCAGGCCGTACAGCAGGCCCAGCGGCTCAAAGCACGCTTCGTCGCCTCGATGAGCCACGATCTGCGCAGCCCCCTGAACTCGATCCTCGGCTTCGCCGAGCTGATGGTGCTGGGTGCCGATGGTCCCCTGACGTCCAAGCAACGCGACAGCGTGCGGACCATCCAGCGAAGCGCCGGGGATCTGCTGCGATTGCTCGACGAGACGCTCGACTGGGCACGCCTCGAAGCCGGGCGCATCGACCTGCGCCTGGAGTGGATCCCCGCAGTCGAGATCCTGACCGAGGCGGCGCGTCAGGCCGGCGAGCTTGCTGTGCGGCGCGACCTGCAGATCCGTGCCGAGCTGCAGCCCGGGCTGCCGCCCCTTTATGTGGACTCCGAGCGTGTGGTGAAGGCCGTCATGGGCCTGTTTGGCCACGCGATGCGCGCCATGGATCGCGGCGTGATTCGTCTGCGGGCCCGCGTCGCCCAAGGGCCGCCCGGCCCCGTGCGCCAGGTGCGCGTCGACGTCGTCGATGCCAGCGCAGGCATCCGACAACAGGACCGCGCTCGCATCTTCGAGGCCTTTCAGGAGATCGCCGAGCCCTCGGGTCGCCGCATAGGCGGCCTCGGCCTGGGGTTGGCGGTAGCGCGGGGTCTGGTGCAGGCACACGGCGGCGACGCCTGGTGCGAAACGCGTGCCGGCGCCGGCACCACGCTGACGGTCGCCCTACCCGTTCGGGAGCGCGGCCGCAGCCATGCCCGATCCGCGTCGAAGCTGGCGACCCGATGCGCGAGCGAGATCTAG
- a CDS encoding carbonic anhydrase family protein: MIRILLVVMAATLVGCLEVKNNANDYTEAQFPDDTTEISVSNTASNTNNALAGPGAAAGGGATGMGGEGGMMATPHWGYSGHEGPQHWGDLSPAFEQCKLGMEQSPIDIQASAATPTDLPNIHFNYQPFPLEIVNNGHTIVINVEEGSHIEVGGSVYELIQFHFHALSEHTIDGQHSPMEVHFVHANARGSLAVVGAMMEVGPTEHPDYAAIWAHLPQQKGMPHQVASVMVDATDLMPMSQQSYRYAGSLTTPPCSEGVAWHVLTDPVMLSQAQIDAFTAIYDHNYRPVGDLHGRQVLLDSTP, encoded by the coding sequence ATGATTCGGATTCTGCTTGTGGTCATGGCAGCCACGCTTGTCGGTTGCCTCGAGGTCAAGAACAACGCCAACGATTACACGGAAGCGCAATTCCCGGATGACACCACGGAGATCTCGGTCTCCAACACGGCATCCAATACGAACAACGCGCTCGCGGGCCCCGGCGCAGCGGCCGGCGGCGGAGCCACGGGCATGGGTGGCGAGGGCGGCATGATGGCCACGCCGCACTGGGGCTACTCAGGCCACGAGGGTCCACAGCATTGGGGCGATCTGAGCCCCGCGTTCGAGCAGTGCAAGCTTGGGATGGAGCAGTCTCCCATCGACATCCAGGCGAGCGCGGCGACGCCCACGGATCTACCCAACATCCACTTCAACTATCAGCCGTTCCCGCTGGAGATCGTCAACAACGGCCACACTATCGTGATCAACGTCGAAGAGGGCAGCCACATCGAGGTGGGCGGTTCGGTCTACGAGCTGATTCAGTTTCACTTTCATGCGCTCAGCGAGCACACGATCGACGGCCAGCACTCCCCCATGGAAGTCCACTTCGTTCATGCGAACGCCCGCGGTAGCCTGGCTGTCGTGGGGGCCATGATGGAGGTAGGGCCCACCGAGCACCCGGACTACGCGGCTATCTGGGCACATCTGCCCCAACAGAAAGGCATGCCCCATCAGGTCGCAAGCGTCATGGTCGACGCCACCGATTTGATGCCTATGTCGCAGCAGAGCTATCGCTATGCAGGCTCGTTGACGACGCCTCCCTGCTCCGAAGGGGTCGCCTGGCACGTGCTGACGGACCCGGTAATGCTGTCGCAAGCCCAGATCGACGCCTTCACCGCGATCTACGACCACAACTACCGTCCGGTTGGGGATCTGCACGGCAGGCAGGTCCTGCTCGATAGCACTCCCTAG